One Bacillus amyloliquefaciens DSM 7 = ATCC 23350 DNA window includes the following coding sequences:
- a CDS encoding TetR/AcrR family transcriptional regulator, with the protein MPDSVTTDIKQALLAMLGERDIRRVTMKDIAERAHVSRGTLYLYYEDKYAILEDMAEEMKDGLSEALYHSLKHKDVLHLNGGWQKVHPTLSFVDRHRVFFQTMMDRHKMPYFHFHAFFKDVFRHDVLLSPVNADFSPTEQDMYIHYRALYTYAIVLYWLNEDQAASPEAISGQVWDLISQKRFYWLFGRRVSEQEEKKPADRRVIRTRQALQEAMIGLMAEKKDYAAITISDIARQSNLRRATFYDHYANKEGLLKTIIHQSCRDLIGLLTVKGEPADCSMEEAEAALVRLFSALSEGMPLVHFLREGSGVPDVIPEIFRALQSFYLHQPLHIQAGKKLYAYYVASMLVGLIQYRLHEGKDHAPDVLAREFLQFLDVKKYRVILL; encoded by the coding sequence ATGCCGGATTCTGTGACAACTGATATCAAACAAGCGCTTCTGGCTATGCTTGGAGAGCGGGATATCCGCCGTGTGACCATGAAGGACATCGCCGAGCGGGCGCACGTGAGCCGGGGGACATTGTACCTTTATTACGAGGATAAATATGCAATTTTGGAAGATATGGCGGAAGAAATGAAAGACGGCCTGAGCGAAGCGCTTTATCATTCGCTGAAGCATAAAGATGTGCTTCATTTAAATGGCGGATGGCAAAAAGTGCATCCGACCCTGTCTTTTGTTGACCGGCATCGGGTGTTTTTCCAAACGATGATGGATCGTCATAAAATGCCGTATTTTCACTTTCATGCTTTTTTTAAAGATGTGTTCCGGCATGATGTGCTTCTGTCACCGGTCAATGCGGATTTCTCACCGACTGAACAGGATATGTACATTCATTACCGCGCTTTATACACGTATGCTATTGTTCTGTACTGGCTGAATGAGGATCAGGCGGCATCCCCGGAAGCGATCAGCGGGCAGGTGTGGGATTTGATTTCTCAAAAACGGTTTTACTGGCTGTTCGGCCGCCGGGTGTCAGAGCAAGAAGAAAAAAAGCCCGCCGACCGCCGGGTGATCCGAACGAGACAGGCCTTGCAAGAAGCTATGATCGGCTTAATGGCGGAAAAAAAAGATTACGCGGCGATTACGATTTCCGATATTGCCCGTCAAAGCAATCTCCGCCGTGCCACTTTTTATGACCATTACGCCAACAAAGAAGGATTGCTGAAAACGATCATCCATCAATCATGCCGGGATTTGATCGGATTATTGACGGTAAAAGGAGAGCCTGCCGATTGCTCTATGGAAGAAGCGGAAGCGGCGCTCGTCCGTCTTTTTTCCGCACTGTCGGAAGGCATGCCGCTCGTCCATTTTCTGAGAGAGGGTTCCGGAGTGCCTGACGTCATCCCGGAGATCTTCAGAGCACTGCAATCGTTTTATCTTCATCAGCCTCTGCATATTCAGGCGGGCAAAAAGCTATACGCATACTATGTCGCATCCATGCTCGTCGGCCTGATTCAATACCGTCTTCATGAAGGAAAAGACCACGCGCCGGACGTGCTGGCCCGGGAATTTCTGCAGTTTTTGGATGTGAAGAAGTACCGTGTGATTTTGCTGTGA